A genomic segment from Tessaracoccus defluvii encodes:
- a CDS encoding DedA family protein: MNPTTWDAPYPIIIFAMFCIVMARANGTYWLGRSITAGLSRSRKAARLLEGRHYVTATRWLNRWGAPAITVSFMTIGIQTMINLAAGVTKMPLRRYLPAVTVGCIIWAFIYGSAGFLSLVAVERLWQRSPALVIALGVLAVAGVAWAVLRKDKPSAVAHQGAAAPEPQAN, encoded by the coding sequence GTGAACCCCACCACCTGGGATGCGCCCTACCCCATCATCATCTTTGCCATGTTCTGCATCGTGATGGCCAGGGCAAACGGCACCTACTGGCTGGGCAGGAGCATCACGGCGGGCCTCAGCCGCTCACGGAAGGCGGCGCGCCTGTTGGAGGGCCGCCACTACGTCACGGCCACCCGCTGGTTGAACCGCTGGGGTGCGCCCGCGATCACGGTGTCGTTCATGACCATCGGGATCCAGACCATGATCAACCTGGCGGCAGGCGTCACGAAGATGCCCCTGCGTCGCTACCTCCCGGCGGTCACCGTCGGCTGCATCATCTGGGCGTTCATCTACGGCTCCGCCGGATTCCTCTCGCTGGTGGCCGTCGAGAGGCTGTGGCAGCGCTCCCCCGCCCTGGTCATCGCCCTCGGCGTCCTCGCCGTGGCCGGCGTGGCCTGGGCGGTGCTGCGCAAGGACAAGCCGTCCGCGGTCGCCCACCAGGGCGCTGCCGCACCGGAGCCGCAGGCGAACTGA
- a CDS encoding histidine phosphatase family protein gives MILHLARHGQSSWNLERRLQGQTPDIPLTVTGHAQARDMADRLAAHGVTAVWSSDLLRARQTAERIADAHGLAVVTDERLRDVALGSLEGRSYDALVAEETPGDAHVSEVRWDGAPDPAGLSPPPASRAGSPER, from the coding sequence GTGATCCTCCATCTCGCGCGCCACGGGCAGTCCAGTTGGAACCTGGAACGCCGCCTGCAGGGTCAGACGCCAGACATCCCGTTGACGGTGACCGGCCACGCACAGGCGCGTGACATGGCCGACCGACTGGCCGCCCACGGCGTGACTGCGGTGTGGAGCAGCGACCTGCTGCGTGCCCGGCAGACGGCGGAACGGATCGCCGACGCCCACGGGCTCGCGGTCGTCACGGACGAGCGGCTGCGCGACGTGGCGCTCGGAAGCCTGGAGGGCCGCTCCTACGACGCCCTCGTGGCGGAGGAGACCCCGGGCGACGCCCATGTCTCGGAGGTCCGCTGGGACGGCGCCCCTGACCCGGCGGGCCTCAGCCCACCACCAGCGTCGCGAGCAGGATCACCGGAACGCTGA
- a CDS encoding AEC family transporter — protein sequence MVAALQGFTTLAIVIGVGWLLARTRVADRAAQKALGDVAFFAGQPALVLIAVADADLDLLIGPHVAAFGVACILCGLAFATLQRRLLGASRAEAAVGYLATSYVNAGNLGIPVAAFALGDPAWAAPAMLLQVLILQPSAVAVLESSPSGRGRSVVASFATHPLVLAGAAGLLLNLTGWRPPSLLWAPIETIGALAIPAMLLAFGMSLFDNRMPPLHRLPRETLAAIATKSLLVPAVAWGLGLALGLDGLPLRAAVILAALPTAQIVFVHSLRYQVATPLVQATTLWSTVFSVPVILLATLVVG from the coding sequence ATGGTCGCGGCGCTGCAGGGGTTCACGACGCTCGCCATCGTCATCGGGGTCGGCTGGCTGCTGGCCCGCACCCGTGTGGCCGACCGGGCCGCGCAGAAGGCCCTCGGCGACGTCGCCTTCTTCGCGGGCCAACCGGCGCTCGTCCTCATCGCGGTCGCCGACGCCGACCTCGACCTGCTCATCGGGCCCCACGTGGCGGCCTTCGGCGTGGCCTGCATCCTCTGCGGGCTCGCCTTCGCCACGCTCCAGCGCCGGCTTCTGGGAGCGAGCCGGGCCGAGGCGGCCGTCGGCTATCTCGCCACGAGCTACGTCAACGCGGGCAACCTCGGCATCCCCGTCGCCGCGTTCGCGCTGGGCGACCCGGCGTGGGCGGCGCCCGCCATGCTCCTGCAGGTGCTCATCCTGCAGCCGAGCGCGGTCGCGGTGCTCGAGTCGTCGCCGTCCGGCCGGGGACGCTCGGTGGTGGCCAGTTTCGCCACCCACCCGCTGGTGCTGGCCGGCGCCGCGGGACTGCTGCTCAACCTGACCGGGTGGCGGCCGCCGTCGCTGCTCTGGGCGCCCATCGAGACGATCGGCGCCCTGGCGATCCCGGCGATGCTGCTGGCCTTCGGCATGTCGCTCTTCGACAACCGGATGCCGCCCCTCCACCGCCTGCCCAGGGAGACGCTCGCCGCCATCGCGACGAAGTCGCTGCTCGTCCCTGCCGTGGCGTGGGGGCTCGGCCTCGCGCTCGGCCTCGACGGGCTGCCGCTGCGCGCCGCGGTGATCCTGGCGGCCCTGCCCACCGCCCAGATCGTGTTCGTGCACTCCCTGCGGTACCAGGTGGCCACCCCGCTGGTGCAGGCGACGACGCTGTGGTCGACGGTCTTCAGCGTTCCGGTGATCCTGCTCGCGACGCTGGTGGTGGGCTGA
- a CDS encoding T3SS (YopN, CesT) and YbjN peptide-binding chaperone 1, with protein sequence MNDYEDFDFDDTQREAWEDFAGRLDEVLSVMDATADLSISVATTTDCAGPQPGILFTVLDDAVISAYVTGSDEGRPTAQEARGLAEFGWTPPTDEEPRFHTAVAQEASADLAHLASDTLAGVFSVLHPIFLEPDQLAEILKGETDWTPLKPKKLKRSEASIQPANRQDLDNLVAAELQRSFGHPPLRNEQGDVAIRVGSAILFLRSSEDASELILFSPLVHDVNGRSRACEVLNDLNVESRYGRFALHRDRVYVQVSVPARPFVPAHLNQALRAVSQIADGIDEELAVKLGGRTTFQNT encoded by the coding sequence GTGAACGACTACGAGGACTTCGATTTCGACGACACCCAGCGCGAGGCCTGGGAAGACTTTGCCGGGCGCCTCGACGAGGTGCTGTCGGTGATGGATGCGACGGCGGACCTGAGCATCTCGGTGGCCACGACCACCGACTGCGCAGGACCGCAGCCGGGGATCCTGTTCACCGTGCTCGACGACGCGGTCATCAGCGCGTATGTGACGGGCTCCGACGAGGGCAGGCCGACGGCGCAGGAGGCCAGGGGCCTCGCTGAGTTCGGGTGGACCCCGCCGACGGACGAGGAACCCCGCTTCCACACCGCCGTCGCGCAGGAGGCGTCCGCGGACCTTGCCCATCTGGCCAGCGACACGCTGGCCGGCGTGTTCAGCGTCCTGCATCCGATCTTCCTGGAGCCGGACCAGCTGGCCGAGATCCTCAAGGGGGAGACCGACTGGACCCCGCTCAAGCCGAAGAAGCTCAAGCGCTCCGAGGCGTCGATCCAGCCCGCCAACCGGCAGGACCTCGACAACCTCGTGGCGGCCGAGCTGCAGCGGTCGTTCGGTCACCCGCCGCTGCGCAACGAGCAGGGCGACGTCGCCATCCGCGTCGGGTCGGCGATCCTGTTCCTGCGATCCAGCGAGGACGCCTCCGAACTCATCCTGTTCTCCCCGCTGGTACACGACGTGAACGGCCGCAGCCGCGCCTGCGAGGTCCTCAACGACCTCAACGTCGAATCCCGCTACGGACGGTTCGCGCTGCACCGCGACCGGGTCTACGTGCAGGTGTCGGTGCCGGCCCGCCCGTTCGTCCCCGCCCACCTGAACCAGGCGCTGCGGGCCGTCAGCCAGATCGCCGACGGCATCGACGAGGAACTCGCCGTCAAGCTCGGCGGCCGCACCACCTTCCAGAACACCTGA
- a CDS encoding universal stress protein has protein sequence MTREHQPVTYFSRLDADECWALLADAEIGRIAWLGDDGISILPINFVIDDGTVVFNTSPSSPLARLVEPTEVAFEADDIDNESAVGWSVIVRASQARRPSRNGRASAGSTTGPSAWPSPRRPSPVASCPGPERVRGEPMSDRTVPLIVVGVDGSDDGLRAVRFGANTALRHGAELMLVNAVDDTLMAGAWGVVYDPEVLQAAGVSANEQAKGLALEIGLPTERIKTEVVMGSPGGVMARLSEVADLVVVGRRAATGLERMFVGSTSVAVVANASCPVVVISAAAHPSPVGSKGLVGVGLQTDPGSEKTLKAGFEQAKRLGSRLEIIHAIQPPVGLFARRLSPAQLDEQVRFAQGGIQAIAADLAPAFPEVEYTVSVATDSPINELVSRSASYDLMVLGVGESSIPGFGLGGLMRGLMAHAECPLYITRG, from the coding sequence ATGACGAGGGAACACCAGCCCGTGACCTACTTCTCGCGGCTCGACGCCGACGAGTGCTGGGCGCTGCTGGCCGACGCAGAGATCGGCCGGATCGCGTGGCTGGGCGACGACGGGATATCCATCCTGCCCATCAACTTCGTCATCGACGACGGAACCGTCGTCTTCAACACCTCGCCGTCGTCGCCGCTCGCGCGGCTCGTCGAGCCGACCGAGGTGGCCTTCGAGGCCGACGACATCGACAACGAGTCCGCCGTCGGCTGGTCCGTTATCGTCCGGGCATCACAGGCCCGGCGACCGAGCCGGAACGGGCGAGCATCAGCTGGCTCGACGACCGGCCCATCCGCCTGGCCATCACCGCGTCGACCGTCGCCGGTCGCGTCGTGTCCGGGACCAGAGAGAGTTAGGGGAGAGCCCATGTCTGATCGAACCGTCCCACTGATCGTGGTTGGCGTCGACGGAAGCGACGACGGCCTGCGAGCCGTCCGATTCGGGGCCAACACCGCGCTGCGGCACGGAGCCGAGCTCATGCTGGTCAACGCCGTCGACGACACGCTCATGGCCGGCGCCTGGGGCGTCGTCTACGACCCCGAGGTGCTGCAGGCCGCAGGCGTCAGCGCGAACGAGCAGGCCAAGGGACTGGCACTGGAGATCGGCCTGCCCACCGAACGCATCAAGACCGAGGTCGTCATGGGCTCGCCGGGCGGCGTTATGGCCCGACTCAGCGAGGTCGCCGACCTTGTCGTCGTCGGCCGCCGCGCTGCCACCGGGCTCGAGCGCATGTTCGTCGGCTCCACGTCCGTCGCGGTCGTCGCCAACGCGTCCTGCCCCGTCGTGGTCATCTCCGCGGCCGCCCACCCGTCCCCCGTCGGCTCCAAGGGGCTCGTCGGCGTGGGCCTGCAGACCGACCCTGGCTCCGAGAAGACGCTGAAGGCCGGCTTCGAGCAGGCCAAGCGGCTGGGCAGCCGGTTGGAGATCATCCACGCGATCCAGCCGCCCGTCGGCCTCTTCGCCCGCAGGCTCAGCCCGGCGCAGCTCGACGAGCAGGTGCGCTTCGCGCAGGGCGGCATCCAGGCGATCGCCGCCGACCTCGCCCCGGCCTTCCCGGAGGTCGAGTACACCGTCTCGGTGGCCACCGACAGCCCCATCAACGAGCTTGTCAGCCGGAGCGCCAGCTACGACCTGATGGTGCTGGGCGTCGGGGAGTCCTCGATCCCCGGCTTCGGGCTCGGCGGCCTCATGCGCGGGCTCATGGCCCACGCGGAGTGCCCGCTCTACATCACGCGCGGATGA